Part of the Triticum aestivum cultivar Chinese Spring chromosome 4D, IWGSC CS RefSeq v2.1, whole genome shotgun sequence genome is shown below.
CGTGAATGTATGATCAACATAGGATAGTGCATGTGCATGGTAGTAGGACATACCTCAATGCCAAAAATAGTTGTAGGACACACATGATCAGAGTAGGACAATGCATGTGCATGTGCATTTGGAATGATATGATAGCACTAACCATTGCTTGCTCATTGTTAGCATTGATCATTgctagtgctaatcactgttagcaCTGAACAGTGTTAGCTCTCATCATTATTAGCTTTGATAAGTGTTAGCATTGATCATTGGCATTTGCACTGCCAATGATCATCTTTCATTGTTGCTAACACTCGTCCTTCTTGCTAGAAAGATAATCAAGATGGAGTGGGACAGAGCCGGCGAGGGAACTCAGGTTGTTGTCGGCAGAGAGGGTGCGGAGGACCTCATCCCCACGAACCGGTGGCCGATGAGGGCGCTGGTGCCTGGAAGGATGGAGTACATGAGCATGCCACTCGGCGCTGGCAGGAGGCCGAGGACAGGCCACGAGGAGGGTGCACGGGAACCAGGTTCTACGTGcaggtccatgaccaggaggacaTCGTCATGCTCGTCATCCTGCCTGCCTTCAGGCCGGTGCAATGGCTGGTCAGCGGCCCACCTCGCGTCGTCAGCCTCTCCGCCAATGATACGAGTTCTGGGTCCAGGTGCAGATGTGGGCAATGGTTAAATTGCGACGCTCTTTTCGCCTACGACCAAAAATTTAAGCCCATAAACAAAAATTAAGCTTATAAACCAGAAGGGAGGTCAATATTTAATATATGTCGTAAATGAAGTGGCCTAACGGGAGATTTTGGATGGCTTCGTCCCCATGATCGGCATTTTCACTTGCTGATGCTGATGCAGCTGTAAGTTCGAAAGGTTTTTGGTCGGTTATTGACCATGTGCATCGTTTGATCCCGAGTTCGAGAGAGTATTCTCTTCCATTATTGTGACGAAAAGAAAACATGACTATTAGAAAAAGAAGTCCATTCGATGGTCTTCTTGTGACGTATAAATACAGCTGCCCCGCACGCGCCTTTGGGTTTAGACTTTGAGAAGAAGTCAGATGATAGATATGTGGGCAATGGTTAAATTGCGACGCTCTTTTCGCACAACTCAGGCTCCACTATTTTCCAAACAACGGAGCATAGATAATCAATTTTCGCGTTGTTGGTGAGGTTTAAGTCGTACGAAGGAGGCTTTCGCCATCCACTGCTGACAAAACAGTGTTAGAAGTTTCAGCTACCGCAGTTACATGAACGTGGACAGCCCCAACCGTAATTGTAAAATGACAATGACAAATGACTGGTTTTTGTACCAGGGATTCATCGACATGTAGTTTATTTTTATGCAAGCAGAAGCATACATGCATCTGCAGCTGGTCAGAATGCTCTGCTGATTGATTGTACTATTTGCATGCACCCCTCACAAAAATTCTCCAGATCACACGAATTAATCCACCTCACCGGCAGTAATAATGGAATTGGATTGCGTGATCTTATCAAAGAGCCTCCGTGCTTGGTTCACGCCGCCCTGGCCCCGGcgatcaccaccaccaccagagcGGCTTGGCCTTGACCGTGCACCCCCGGTTGGCGGCCGTGGTCTCGCCGTCGATCCTGTCCACCGTGACCTCGCACCGCGCCCACACGTCCACAGTCCACGTCCGCAGCACCTTCCCGAGCCTCACCCGCACCGGCACCCGCGCCTCCACCGTCAGCGGCACGGCGCCCGCCGCGGCCTGCTCCGCCAGCCGCGCCCTCTGGTCGTCCGTGAGGGCCAGGCCGTCCCTCCCGGTGAGCGGCATCGAGATGAGCGTCACGTTCCTCGGTGCCTGGTAGAAGGCCGGCCAGCGGCCCGTGGCGAGGAGGAAGCCGGAGTAGGAGACgctgacctcgccgccgccgcggtaGTCCACGCCGACCTTCTTGTTGGCGCCGTTGTCCGCGCGCACGGCGGCGTCGAGCTGCGCGGGGGAGGCGTCGAGGAGGCCGGCGACGGAGAGGGACGTGACGGAGAAGGAGGGCGCCCTGGGGCGGAAGACGAGGTAGACGGCGCCCACGAACGCGGCGGcgaggacgagcaggaggaggagcgCGCAGCAGGCGCCGCAGCAGGCGCGGCGGAGCATGCGGCGCCGGGCCGGCCGCGCGGCGAGCTTGCGGTACCTGCGCGCGCGGTCCGGGGGCGGGACCCGGAGCACCTGGTCCTTGGGCACATGCACGATGTACGACgcgcccggcgccggcgccggcgccgctatTGTGGAGCGCAGCGGCGCGGTCTCCGCGGCCGCGTCGCTGTTGTCGGTTGGCGGAGCGGGTGGGGTGGAGAGCGGCAGCAGCGGCGCGGGGTGGACGCGGTCCGCCATGAGGGCGGAGTTGCTgggtcgcctcgcctcgcctgtgAGGTGTGTGACTGAAGCTCGATCGGGGAGACGGGAGAAGAGTGTGAGCTGATGAGCTGCTAGCTGGGCTGGGTCTATGTATACACTGGGGGAGCGCGTGGAGACGAAAGGGACACGTGGGAAACGGTCGCCACACGCTGTTCAAACCTGGGGTACTTCTTTTTCGTGCTGCTTTTGAGACGAGATGAGGCTGCGAGTCGAGTCGGGGTTGCCGCCGTTTGATTTCGTTTCTTTTTCTCGTGCTTCAAGAAACAACTTCACTTTTTTAACATAACTTGCACCATTTGATCGATTAATTAAGCTAGCATAAACTCAACCGCAAAAAAAAAACCTAACATAAACTCATAGCTCAAACGCCGTCGTGTGTCTCGAAAGCAAGTCGTCGTGGAAGAAAGCGTCAGAAAACACGGGTTAACATCcgagttttttttttgcgggtaacatCCGAGCTTGACAGAGACCTGAATATTCGGAGGGCATTACTCGCGGTTCCAGACGCAAAACGATTATCTGTGGAATAATGAACGAATATCTTAAGTGTGCAACAACGGTGCCTCTACTCTACTCTGCTCCCGGTCTCGTCTTGTCTTGTAATGCTTGTAATACAGGTTTTCAGTTCGGGATAGTTTGTAAATGCGCGTATGTGCACCAGATGAGGATTTTCTTCCTAGACAAGGAAACGCAACCACCCTGACTACGACTAGATACATAGGCAATGTACGTAGTTAGTACTAGGTCCTTGTGTGCAAGTCTCGCGTTCCGAATCAAAAGGGGAGGGCCATCTATAAAAGTAGGAAAAGCGTGTGAGGATGCACACGCATGCTACAATTGTTTTTATTAAACGATGCTACAATTGTTTTTAGCTCTGGTATATACGTAGGATGATGGTCGATATATAGCTCGCTGCTTTGACTAACTGCCTATCCGGGGTTGCATTGCATTGCACCAAACCAACAGCAGGTCCAACATATGAGTAGTACATACACACGCGCGCGCGTGCTTGGTTCATGTTAAAGTCCTCGTTTAGCCTGCCTTGAGACGTGACACAAAGCCGTCGGTTCACCATTAATCTATACTCCGTACAACGACCCACACATGCAGATAGATCAATCGGTCGGTGAACATGCACCGCAACATAAACATGTGTGCAACGATGATGATACGCTGTGGGCAACGGGCCAGGTATATACACAGTCATATACTCTGCGataagtaattccgaacgaagAGAGTATAAATCATGGCCAAGTTACATTAGCACACACGAAGATCATAGTCAACTTAATCAATAATTAACGGCAAAAGAAAACTTAATCAATAATTAGAACTTCCTTCACTTGAGTTCTTCGGGAGGGAGGGGATCCTGGGCCGTTCACACCGACCTGCCGAGAGTGGGCAATCACCTGCACAGTCTGTTGCCAAAGGTCATTATCTTCTATTCTTAAATTCTTAGACAGTTGCCATTGTTTCACTAATTTTTGTGTGGGCATAAACgatactatatactccctccgttccaaaatagatgacccaactttatactaactttgtattaaagttagtacaaagttgagtcatctattttgaaacggagggagtacattggacGGTTAGAGCAAATATATGTACACCATGTGACACATTTTTCGTTTAAATGGCACCCCCGATTACTACAATCCAATAGTTTCCATTTTTGTACATCATTTTCTCAAATGTTGTTTATGCAATAGTTTTAGGTTTTTAGCATATATTTATGCATTTGTTTATCATGTTTCCTGTAGCAAAGTGCGGGCATCATCTAGTTTCCTTAACAGATAGAGCCAAGTCAAAATAAACTGCAAACTAAATTAGCGCATCTCCAATGCCAACCCTTAAACTGCCCGCAACCGTTCGAACTGCACGGTCCGGACGTGTTTTGACATCCAACACAGTCCTGTATCGATCCGCTCGGCGGCGCGGACGTGTTTTATCTCGCAAGCCGGAGACAAACTCGGGGGAAACTcgggggacggggggggggggggggggggagagggctTTGCGGGCATCTAAACCGCTACTACGCCCGCAACTGACTAGCCTTGCCCACCAAACAACCCCACCCACCTCTCCCACGCTTTCCTTCCGATGCACGCATCGCTTCCCTCGCGACATCAATGCCGGCCCAGAGCACGTAGCAGCCGGCATTGCTGCCGCGTGATGTGACCTCTCGGGAGCCGCCACTTCAATGTGGATGCAACCTcccaaggaaccaactccggccgctgcactGTATTGAAGCGGATGACTGTCCGTTAGCATGGCCCGGCTAAGGCTTTATAAGCTGTGCTCCGGCGCCGTCCACATTGCTCCGCATGTCCTCGTCCtcacctctcctcttcctccccaactccggcgatAGGCAAGTCATGGGCCTCAGCGCTGGCAGACGCGGACTCCGGAACGCGGCGACACCCTCGCACTCTAGGGTTGTTGTCCTCATCGACGACTG
Proteins encoded:
- the LOC123099751 gene encoding NDR1/HIN1-like protein 13; the protein is MADRVHPAPLLPLSTPPAPPTDNSDAAAETAPLRSTIAAPAPAPGASYIVHVPKDQVLRVPPPDRARRYRKLAARPARRRMLRRACCGACCALLLLLVLAAAFVGAVYLVFRPRAPSFSVTSLSVAGLLDASPAQLDAAVRADNGANKKVGVDYRGGGEVSVSYSGFLLATGRWPAFYQAPRNVTLISMPLTGRDGLALTDDQRARLAEQAAAGAVPLTVEARVPVRVRLGKVLRTWTVDVWARCEVTVDRIDGETTAANRGCTVKAKPLWWWW